One window from the genome of Nicotiana tomentosiformis chromosome 5, ASM39032v3, whole genome shotgun sequence encodes:
- the LOC104090949 gene encoding DELLA protein GAI-like: MKRDRDREKSQDGSSSDKSKIFEEEQPDAGMDELLAVLGYKVKSSDLAEVAQQLEQLEMAMCTILEDGISHLSTDTVHKNPSDLSGWVQSMLSELNNTSVPSNFDMIGSIGEEDLCVSPGGGASSSSITINEQNRIISDDDLRAIPGGAVFSTESNKRQRSCFPLTADAITRPVVLVDSQETGVRLVHTLMACAEAVQQENLNVADALVRHIGILAVSQSGAMRKVATYFAEALARRIYKIYPQDSIESSYTDVLQMHFYETCPYLKFAHFTANQAILEAFTNCNKVHVIDFSLKQGMQWPALIQALATRPGGPPAFRLTGIGPPQPGNTDALQQVGWKLAQFAEAIGVEFEFRGFVTNSLADLDAEILDLRSSTETEVVAVNSVFELHRLLARPGAVEKVLNSIKQMNPKIVTIVEQEANHNASVFLDRFNEALHYYSTMFDSLESSVSTSSTGLTQPIVNNQDLVMSEVYLGRQICNVVACEGVDRVERHETLRQWRVRMNSAGFDPVHLGSNAFKQASMLLALFAGGDGYRVEENDGCLMLGWHTRPLIATSAWRFKAAGDAEL, translated from the coding sequence ATGAAGAGAGATCGTGATAGAGAAAAATCCCAAGATGGTTCTTCTTCTGATAAATCTAagatttttgaagaagaacaaCCAGATGCTGGAATGGATGAGCTTTTAGCTGTTTTGGGTTATAAGGTTAAATCCTCAGATCTGGCTGAAGTTGCACAACAACTTGAACAACTTGAGATGGCTATGTGTACAATATTAGAAGATGGAATTTCTCATCTTTCTACTGATACAGTTCACAAGAATCCTTCTGATCTTTCTGGTTGGGTACAAAGCATGTTATCTGAGCTCAACAACACTTCTGTTCCCTCTAATTTCGACATGATTGGTagtattggagaagaagatttaTGTGTATCCCCAGGTGGTGGTGCATCTTCTAGTAGTATTACCATCAATGAGCAAAACAGAATTATTTCTGATGACGATTTGAGAGCAATTCCAGGTGGAGCTGTTTTTTCAACAGAGAGTAATAAAAGACAAAGATCTTGTTTTCCACTAACAGCAGATGCAATAACAAGGCCAGTTGTACTTGTAGATTCACAAGAAACTGGTGTTCGACTTGTGCACACATTAATGGCATGTGCTGAAGCTGTCCAACAAGAGAATCTTAATGTAGCTGATGCACTTGTTAGACACATTGGAATTCTTGCTGTTTCACAATCTGGAGCTATGAGAAAAGTTGCTACTTATTTCGCGGAAGCATTAGCTCGACGAATCTATAAAATTTACCCACAAGATTCAATTGAATCATCTTACACTGATGTGTTACAGATGCACTTTTACGAAACTTGTCCGTATCTCAAATTTGCTCATTTCACTGCAAATCAAGCAATTCTTGAAGCTTTTACAAATTGCAATAAAGTACATGTGATTGATTTCAGTTTAAAACAAGGGATGCAATGGCCAGCACTTATTCAAGCTTTAGCTACACGTCCAGGTGGACCACCAGCGTTTAGGCTTACTGGAATTGGGCCTCCGCAACCAGGTAACACTGACGCTTTGCAACAAGTTGGGTGGAAGTTAGCGCAATTTGCTGAAGCTATTGGGGTCGAATTCGAATTTCGGGGATTTGTAACAAACTCATTAGCAGATCTTGATGCTGAGATTCTTGATTTAAGGTCAAGTACTGAAACAGAAGTGGTGGCTGTTAATTCAGTTTTCGAGCTACACAGATTATTAGCAAGACCTGGGGCTGTAGAAAAAGTGTTGAATTCGATCAAACAAATGAACCCGAAAATCGTGACGATTGTTGAACAAGAAGCGAATCATAACGCTAGTGTTTTTTTGGACAGGTTTAATGAGGCATTACATTATTATTCAACAATGTTTGATTCGTTAGAGAGTTCAGTATCAACATCATCTACTGGGTTGACTCAGCCGATTGTTAACAATCAAGATTTGGTTATGTCTGAGGTGTATTTAGGGAGACAGATTTGTAACGTCGTGGCTTGTGAAGGTGTGGACCGAGTTGAGCGACACGAAACGCTGAGACAGTGGCGAGTTAGGATGAACTCGGCCGGGTTCGATCCGGTTCATCTCGGTTCGAATGCGTTTAAGCAAGCCAGTATGCTGTTGGCGTTGTTTGCGGGCGGCGATGGTTACAGAGTTGAAGAGAACGATGGGTGTCTTATGTTGGGTTGGCATACTAGGCCACTCATCGCCACCTCCGCGTGGCGGTTCAAGGCGGCCGGCGACGCCGAGTTGTAG